From Numida meleagris isolate 19003 breed g44 Domestic line chromosome 4, NumMel1.0, whole genome shotgun sequence, the proteins below share one genomic window:
- the SCG2 gene encoding secretogranin-2 isoform X1, with translation MCRQSSSSLRTACGNMLNMAETKTVQLGAACAVTFFFVLICWADAASFQQYQLLQKDPDYVMKNLQRIPNPDMIKALEYIEDLRKQANKGESIPDYNSFQSVPYLLQQKENKDQVHLPENVRDSLTEEESQWVKVMLEALRQAEKESKAGTKENKLYGLSSDNSFPAGVTDDYEAYKWPERWQKYLKMPLGHYEDSSRDSPFKRTNEIVEEQYTPQSLATLESVFQELGKMAGPSNHKKERLDEDQKLYADDEDDVYKVNNIAYEDVVGGEDWNPIEEKVESQTQEEIKDSKEEIDKHEEEVDDEMKRSGKLSFLEDEMRRENKDQTSENVSKLMNYYLKRLMGNAGNRKLRTGGEPEEKRGATFLDKQLNPQSIAQLIEMSRNLQIPPEDLIDMLKAGEKKQLQSERLEAEQEAEFPEDLDEITEPNLGQSDIFKNNVNSKNGYMKQPLNAIPENLPEDLNIEDIVSLLGTGNLGNQNPSYLLNRLNQENDLPRLPYIPRRLKGRPVPKSAWINDLERRQMEYEKLDEKDEELADYLAKMLAKYPEVINTNQMKRVPVPASESDLQEDEQLEQAVREHLSQLGPQEAARLASLSKRLSMAGDTDDTQNRQYLDEDMLAKVLEYLKQEKSELERDHITKRAMENM, from the exons ATGTGCAGACAGTCATCATCCTCGCTCAGAACGgcttgtg GAAATATGCTAAATATGGCAGAAACTAAAACCGTCCAGCTtggagcagcctgtgctgtCACCTTTTTCTTTGTCCTAATCTGCTGGGCTGATGCAGCTTCATTCCAGCAGTATCAGCTGCTTCAAAAAGACCCAGACTATGTAATGAAAAACTTACAGAGGATCCCAAATCCTGATATGATCAAAGCTTTGGAATACATAGAAGATCTTCGCAAGCAAGCTAACAAGGGAGAAAGCATCCCTGATTACAACTCCTTTCAAAGTGTCCCATATCTcctgcaacagaaagaaaacaaagatcagGTTCACCTACCAGAAAATGTAAGGGATTCTTTGACTGAAGAGGAGTCTCAGTGGGTTAAGGTTATGCTGGAAGCCTTGCGGCAAGCTGAGAAGGAGTCAAAAGCTggcacaaaggaaaataaactttatgGTCTGAGCTCAGATAATAGCTTTCCAGCTGGAGTAACAGATGATTACGAGGCTTACAAGTGGCCTGAGAGGTGgcaaaaatatctcaaaatgCCTCTTGGCCACTATGAAGACAGTTCAAGAGACAGTCCTTTCAAGCGTACTAATGAAATAGTGGAAGAGCAATACACACCCCAAAGTCTTGCTACATTGGAATCAGTGTTTCAGGAGTTGGGGAAGATGGCAGGACCTAGTAATCACaagaaggagaggctggatGAAGACCAGAAATTGTATGcagatgatgaagatgatgtGTATAAAGTAAATAACATTGCCTATGAAGATGTGGTTGGAGGAGAAGACTGGAATCCCATAGAAGAAAAAGTGGAAAGCCAAAcccaggaagaaataaaagatagcAAAGAGGAAATTGACAAACATGAAGAGGAGGTTGATGATGAAATGAAGAGGTCAGGGAAACTCAGCTTCCTCGAGGATGAAATGAGAAGAGAGAATAAAGATCAAACATCAGAGAATGTTTCAAAGCTAATGAATTATTACCTGAAGAGGCTGATGGGCAATGCTGGAAACAGGAAACTACGGACCGGAGGAGAGCctgaggagaaaagaggagCCACATTTTTGGACAAGCAACTTAACCCTCAGTCTATAGCTCAGTTAATAGAAATGTCAAGGAATTTACAAATTCCTCCAGAGGATTTAATAGATATGTTgaaagctggggaaaaaaaacagcttcagagTGAAAGGTTGGAAGCTGAGCAGGAAGCAGAATTCCCAGAAGACCTCGATGAGATCACTGAACCTAATCTAGGACAGAgtgacatatttaaaaataatgtaaactCTAAAAATGGGTACATGAAGCAGCCTCTTAATGCTATTCCGGAAAATCTACCTGAAGACCTCAATATTGAAGACATTGTCAGCCTTCTGGGAACTGGCAATTTAGGTAATCAGAATCCCTCCTACTTACTAAATCGTCTTAATCAAGAAAATGATTTGCCAAGACTGCCTTACATTCCCAGAAGACTGAAGGGACGCCCAGTTCCTAAATCTGCATGGATTAACGATTTGGAAAGGCGACAAATGGAGTATGAGAAACTGGATGAGAAGGACGAAGAGCTGGCTGATTACTTGGCAAAGATGCTGGCAAAATATCCCGAAGTTATCAATACAAACCAGATGAAACGAGTTCCCGTTCCAGCTTCTGAAAGTGACCTGCAGGAAGAcgagcagctggagcaggccGTCAGAGAGCACCTGAGCCAGCTGGGACCGCAGGAGGCCGCGAGGCTGGCTTCACTCAGCAAAAGGCTCTCCATGGCTGGGGACACCGATGACACACAAAATAGGCAGTATCTGGACGAGGATATGCTGGCAAAGGTGCTGGAGTACCTAAAACAGGAGAAATCAGAGCTTGAAAGAGATCACATTACTAAACGGGCAATGGAAAATATGTAG
- the SCG2 gene encoding secretogranin-2 isoform X2, which produces MLNMAETKTVQLGAACAVTFFFVLICWADAASFQQYQLLQKDPDYVMKNLQRIPNPDMIKALEYIEDLRKQANKGESIPDYNSFQSVPYLLQQKENKDQVHLPENVRDSLTEEESQWVKVMLEALRQAEKESKAGTKENKLYGLSSDNSFPAGVTDDYEAYKWPERWQKYLKMPLGHYEDSSRDSPFKRTNEIVEEQYTPQSLATLESVFQELGKMAGPSNHKKERLDEDQKLYADDEDDVYKVNNIAYEDVVGGEDWNPIEEKVESQTQEEIKDSKEEIDKHEEEVDDEMKRSGKLSFLEDEMRRENKDQTSENVSKLMNYYLKRLMGNAGNRKLRTGGEPEEKRGATFLDKQLNPQSIAQLIEMSRNLQIPPEDLIDMLKAGEKKQLQSERLEAEQEAEFPEDLDEITEPNLGQSDIFKNNVNSKNGYMKQPLNAIPENLPEDLNIEDIVSLLGTGNLGNQNPSYLLNRLNQENDLPRLPYIPRRLKGRPVPKSAWINDLERRQMEYEKLDEKDEELADYLAKMLAKYPEVINTNQMKRVPVPASESDLQEDEQLEQAVREHLSQLGPQEAARLASLSKRLSMAGDTDDTQNRQYLDEDMLAKVLEYLKQEKSELERDHITKRAMENM; this is translated from the coding sequence ATGCTAAATATGGCAGAAACTAAAACCGTCCAGCTtggagcagcctgtgctgtCACCTTTTTCTTTGTCCTAATCTGCTGGGCTGATGCAGCTTCATTCCAGCAGTATCAGCTGCTTCAAAAAGACCCAGACTATGTAATGAAAAACTTACAGAGGATCCCAAATCCTGATATGATCAAAGCTTTGGAATACATAGAAGATCTTCGCAAGCAAGCTAACAAGGGAGAAAGCATCCCTGATTACAACTCCTTTCAAAGTGTCCCATATCTcctgcaacagaaagaaaacaaagatcagGTTCACCTACCAGAAAATGTAAGGGATTCTTTGACTGAAGAGGAGTCTCAGTGGGTTAAGGTTATGCTGGAAGCCTTGCGGCAAGCTGAGAAGGAGTCAAAAGCTggcacaaaggaaaataaactttatgGTCTGAGCTCAGATAATAGCTTTCCAGCTGGAGTAACAGATGATTACGAGGCTTACAAGTGGCCTGAGAGGTGgcaaaaatatctcaaaatgCCTCTTGGCCACTATGAAGACAGTTCAAGAGACAGTCCTTTCAAGCGTACTAATGAAATAGTGGAAGAGCAATACACACCCCAAAGTCTTGCTACATTGGAATCAGTGTTTCAGGAGTTGGGGAAGATGGCAGGACCTAGTAATCACaagaaggagaggctggatGAAGACCAGAAATTGTATGcagatgatgaagatgatgtGTATAAAGTAAATAACATTGCCTATGAAGATGTGGTTGGAGGAGAAGACTGGAATCCCATAGAAGAAAAAGTGGAAAGCCAAAcccaggaagaaataaaagatagcAAAGAGGAAATTGACAAACATGAAGAGGAGGTTGATGATGAAATGAAGAGGTCAGGGAAACTCAGCTTCCTCGAGGATGAAATGAGAAGAGAGAATAAAGATCAAACATCAGAGAATGTTTCAAAGCTAATGAATTATTACCTGAAGAGGCTGATGGGCAATGCTGGAAACAGGAAACTACGGACCGGAGGAGAGCctgaggagaaaagaggagCCACATTTTTGGACAAGCAACTTAACCCTCAGTCTATAGCTCAGTTAATAGAAATGTCAAGGAATTTACAAATTCCTCCAGAGGATTTAATAGATATGTTgaaagctggggaaaaaaaacagcttcagagTGAAAGGTTGGAAGCTGAGCAGGAAGCAGAATTCCCAGAAGACCTCGATGAGATCACTGAACCTAATCTAGGACAGAgtgacatatttaaaaataatgtaaactCTAAAAATGGGTACATGAAGCAGCCTCTTAATGCTATTCCGGAAAATCTACCTGAAGACCTCAATATTGAAGACATTGTCAGCCTTCTGGGAACTGGCAATTTAGGTAATCAGAATCCCTCCTACTTACTAAATCGTCTTAATCAAGAAAATGATTTGCCAAGACTGCCTTACATTCCCAGAAGACTGAAGGGACGCCCAGTTCCTAAATCTGCATGGATTAACGATTTGGAAAGGCGACAAATGGAGTATGAGAAACTGGATGAGAAGGACGAAGAGCTGGCTGATTACTTGGCAAAGATGCTGGCAAAATATCCCGAAGTTATCAATACAAACCAGATGAAACGAGTTCCCGTTCCAGCTTCTGAAAGTGACCTGCAGGAAGAcgagcagctggagcaggccGTCAGAGAGCACCTGAGCCAGCTGGGACCGCAGGAGGCCGCGAGGCTGGCTTCACTCAGCAAAAGGCTCTCCATGGCTGGGGACACCGATGACACACAAAATAGGCAGTATCTGGACGAGGATATGCTGGCAAAGGTGCTGGAGTACCTAAAACAGGAGAAATCAGAGCTTGAAAGAGATCACATTACTAAACGGGCAATGGAAAATATGTAG